Proteins encoded in a region of the Buteo buteo chromosome 11, bButBut1.hap1.1, whole genome shotgun sequence genome:
- the LRP3 gene encoding low-density lipoprotein receptor-related protein 3 isoform X2, translating to MEKAAAAELRQGALVPLTAICLGACSGELEQHTERRGVIYSPSWPLNYPPAVNCSWYIQGDRGDMITISFKNFDLEDSQKCAVDWLMIGPSSKREEYKVCGSSIPPSFISARDHVWIFFHSDASSSGQAQGFRLSYIRGKIGQAVCQSDEFHCANGKCIPSTWKCNSMDECGDNSDERNCTVPPTEPLSSICPSGMFQCSAAHSTKCLMNELRCNSVKDCSDGSDEDNCPDLSCGKRLGNFYGSFASPDLFRADHSRSDLRCTWYVDTQDNRHVLLQLDLQLGYNDYVKVYDGIGERGDKLMQTFSYHNNRHSVSVESSKGQLTVSYHARSKSTGHGFNATYQVKGYCLPWEHPCGSDEECFTDKQHCDGWWHCPNGKDEENCPACQKNEYPCEGNSGLCYSILDRCNNQKNCPDGSDEKNCFTCQPGNFHCGTNLCIFETWRCDGQEDCQDGSDEHNCLVIVPRKVITAALIGSLVCGLLLVIALGCAFKLYSLRTREYRAFETQMTRLEAEFVRREAPPSYGQLIAQGLIPPVEDFPVYNASQASVLQNIRTAMRRQMRRHSSRRSSSRRRLGRLWNRLFHRPRVRGQIPLLTPARTSQTTLGDGIINHADGTIRSPPPSPEGPSLEANARSQARGLQEAGCSSLQPETEITEPSPSNVLPNTCTAAHAEPEAGHTDKSLGAETSGSGLKQSSKVDSGKAFRDPLSESVTETIHGGSASRRTVPEDSSLSRSHPLSEEPCMLPLKKWESAYPDSPMHVHIQVDGQNRCCPNSYREEPLGIHAACCHSVEVPMSESSTPLSEINTSDDESLLVC from the exons ATGGAGAAGGCAGCGGCCGCGGAGCTCCGGCAGGGCGCGCTGGTGCCGCTCACCGCCATCTGCCTGG GTGCTTGCAGTGGAGAGCTGGAACAGCACACAGAGAGACGAGGAGTCATCTATAGTCCTTCTTGGCCGTTGAACTATCCTCCAGCTGTAAACTGCAGCTGGTACATTCAAGGAGATCGTGGAGACATGATAACCATTAG TTTTAAGAACTTTGATTTGGAAGACTCTCAGAAGTGTGCAGTAGACTGGTTGATGATTGGCCCCTCTTCCAAGAGGGAGGAGTACAAAGTGTGTGGATCATCCATACCTCCATCTTTCATCTCTGCAAGGGACCATGTTTGGATATTTTTTCACTCAGACGCATCAAGCTCAGGACAAGCTCAGGGATTTCGCCTTTCTTATATTAGAG GAAAGATAGGTCAGGCTGTATGCCAGTCAGATGAATTCCACTGTGCAAATGGAAAGTGTATTCCCAGTACTTGGAAGTGTAATTCCATGGATGAGTGTGGTGATAACTCGGATGAGAGAAACTGCACTGTCCCTCCAACAGAGCCTCTGTCCAGCATCTGTCCCTCAGGAATGTTCCAGTGCAGTGCAGCCCACTCCACCAAGTGCTTGATGAACGAGCTGAGATGTAATTCAGTTAAGGACTGCAGTGATGGTTCGGATGAAGATAATTGTCCTGATCTTTCCTGTGGCAAAAGGCTGGGTAATTTTTATGGATCTTTTGCTTCTCCAGACTTATTCCGTGCTGATCACAGCAGATCAGACCTTCGCTGCACATGGTATGTGGACACACAAGATAATCGACATGTTCTGTTGCAGCTTGATTTGCAGTTAGGCTACAATGACTATGTAAAGGTGTATGATGGCATTGGAGAGAGAGGTGATAAATTAATGCAAACGTTTTCGTACCACAACAACAGGCATTCGGTGAGCGTGGAGTCGTCAAAGGGCCAGCTCACTGTCTCATATCATGCTCGATCCAAGAGCACTGGCCATGGGTTCAATGCGACCTATCAGGTGAAAGGCTATTGCCTTCCTTGGGAACACCCTTGTGGAAGCGATGAGGAGTGTTTCACAGATAAGCAGCATTGTGATGGCTGGTGGCACTGTCCAAATGGCAAGGATGAGGAGAACTGTCCTGCTTGCCAGAAGAATGAATACCCATGTGAAGGAAACAGTGGGCTTTGTTACTCAATACTTGATCGCTGCAATAACCAAAAGAACTGCCCAGATGGCTCGGATGAAAAAAACTGCTTTACTTGCCAGCCAGGAAACTTCCATTGTGGTACAAATCTGTGCATCTTTGAGACTTGGCGCTGCGACGGCCAAGAAGACTGCCAGGATGGAAGTGATGAACACAACTGCCTGGTGATTGTTCCCAGGAAGGTCATCACAGCTGCTCTGATTGGGAGTCTTGTGTGTGGCTTGCTGCTGGTGATAGCGCTAGGTTGtgcatttaaattatattctctGAGGACCAGGGAATACAG AGCATTTGAGACCCAGATGACACGACTCGAGGCAGAGTTTGTGCGGCGGGAAGCTCCACCTTCCTATGGGCAGCTGATTGCACAAGGACTTATCCCCCCAGTTGAAGATTTCCCTGTGTACAATGCGTCACAA GcttctgtgctgcagaacaTTCGAACAGCCATGAGGAGACAGATGAGACGACACTCATCAAGACGTAGCTCATCTCGGAGGCGCTTGGGCAGGCTCTGGAACAGACTCTTCCACAGACCTCGGGTGAGAGGACAGATCCCGCTCCTGACGCCTGCCCGCACTTCACAGACTACACTGGGTGATGGAATCATCAACCATGCTGATGGGACTATTCGGAGTCCTCCACCTTCCCCTGAAGGACCTAGTTTAGAGGCAAATGCCCGTAGCCAAGCCAGGGGCCTACAGGAAGCTGGATGTAGCAGCTTGCAGCCAGAGACTGAAATCACAGAGCCATCGCCTTCAAATGTCTTACCGAATACTTGCACAGCAGCACATGCAGAGCCTGAGGCTGGACACACTGATAAATCTTTAGGTGCTGAGACCTCTGGCAGTGGGCTTAAGCAGTCCAGTAAAGTGGATTCAGGAAAGGCTTTTAGAGATCCTTTATCTGAAAGTGTTACAGAAACGATCCATGGAGGGTCAGCATCCAGGAGGACTGTCCCAGAGGACAGTAGTTTAAGTAGAAGTCATCCGCTGAGTGAAGAGCCATGTATGTTACCCTTGAAAAAGTGGGAGTCTGCTTATCCAGACAGCCCTATGCATGTTCATATCCAAGTGGATGGACAAAACCGATGTTGCCCTAACTCATACCGGGAGGAGCCTTTGGGTATTCATGCAGCTTGTTGCCATTCTGTGGAAGTGCCAATGTCAGAGTCCTCTACTCCCCTCTCTGAAATCAATACCAGTGATGATGAATCTTTACTTGTTTGCTAa